Proteins encoded within one genomic window of Episyrphus balteatus chromosome 1, idEpiBalt1.1, whole genome shotgun sequence:
- the LOC129914631 gene encoding ATP-dependent RNA helicase DHX8, with product MDELKKLEHLSLVSKICTELDNHLGINDKDLAEFIIDLAEKNRNFESFKKVLLENGAEFPDSFVTNLLRIIQLMKPSDESGPSGSIDFLEGDKKSKMAQLFPGLAIPNEKVKSDDEDEEKEKPNVTDEVDDAMAELEALAPSNLQNLREKLDEKKLSRRTKSRSPSRERKRGKSRSRSKERTRMQRSRSRDKRHRSRSRDKRRSKSRTRRRSKSRDRNRSKSKDRRRSRSKNRRSRSRDRNQRHKNRDRSRDRRQRRSSSRDRHRSRRSRTPDRHRRTDRDRSPQRDKRRSPTPMPDDPEPGKVYTAKVANIVPFGCFVQLFGLRKRWEGLVHISQLRSEGRVTDVTEVVNRGSMVKVKVISITGQKVSLSMKEVDQVSGEDLNPLSHAPNKDQDCRDRNPDRPIGGTSMLQLQGNVDNEDDESRKRVTRISSPERWEIKQMISSGVIDRSELPDFDEETGLLPKDEDDEADIEIEIVEEEPPFLAGHGRALHDLSPVRIVKNPDGSLAQAAMMQSALAKERREQKMLQREQEMDSIPTSLNKNWIDPLPEEDSRALAANVRGVGLAPVEVPEWKKHVIGGKKSSFGKKTDMTLVEQRQSLPIYKLRDDLIKAVTDNQILIVIGETGSGKTTQITQYLAECGFTARGKIGCTQPRRVAAMSVAKRVAEEFGCRLGQEVGYTIRFEDCTSPETVIKYMTDGMLLRECLMEFDLKSYSVIMLDEAHERTIHTDVLFGLLKTAVQKRPELKLIVTSATLDAVKFSQYFFEAPIFTIPGRTFPVEVLYTKEPETDYLDASLITVMQIHLREPPGDILLFLTGQEEIDTACEILYERMKSLGPDVPELIILPVYSALPSEMQTRIFDPAPAGSRKVVIATNIAETSLTIDGIYYVVDPGFVKQKVYNSKTGMDSLVVTPISQAAAKQRAGRAGRTGPGKTYRLYTERAYRDEMLPTPVPEIQRTNLATTVLQLKTMGINDLLHFDFMDAPPVESLVMALEQLHSLSALDDEGLLTRLGRRMAEFPLEPNLSKMLIMSVALQCSDEILTIVSMLSVQNVFYRPKDKQSLADQKKAKFNQAEGDHLTLLAVYNSWKNNKFSNAWCYENFVQIRTLKRSQDVRKQLLGIMDRHKLDVVSAGKNTVRVQKAICSGFFRNAAKKDPQEGYRTLVDSQVVYIHPSSALFNRQPEWVVYHELVQTTKEYMREVTTIDPKWLVEFASSFFRFSDPTKLSKFKKNQRLEPLYNKYEEPNAWRISRVRRRRN from the exons ATGGATGAATTAAAGAAATTAGAACATCTTTctttagtttcaaaaatttgcacagAATTAGACAACCATTTGGGCATAAACGACAAAGATTTGG CCGAGTTTATCATCGATTTGGCTGAAAAGAATCGAAATTTCGAATCGTTTAAAAAAGTTCTCCTTGAAAATGGAGCCGAATTTCCCGATTCatttgttacaaatttattGCGAATTATTCAATTGATGAAACCTTCCGATGAGAGTGGTCCAAGTGGAAGCATTGATTTCTTGGAAGgtgataaaaaaagcaaaatggcACAACTTTTTCCTGGACTAGCCATACCTAATGAAAAGGTAAAATCagatgatgaagatgaagagAAAGAAAAACCCAATGTCACGGACGAAGTTGACGACGCAATGGCAGAGCTGGAAGCATTAGCTCCAAGCAATCTTCAAAATCTGAGAGAAAAACTCGACGAAAAGAAATTGTCACGAAGAACAAAATCTAGGTCACCATCGCGTGAACGTAAACGTGGAAAATCACGAAGTCGTTCTAAAGAAAGAACCCGGATGCAAAGGAGCAGGTCTAGAGACAAAAGACATAGAAGTAGATCAAGAGATAAGCGAAGAAGTAAATCGAGAACTCGTAGACGAAGTAAGTCTAGAGATAGGAATCGCAGTAAATCAAAAGACCGACGTCGAAGTCGTTCAAAGAACAGACGCAGTCGATCTCGAGATAGAAACCAGAGACACAAAAACCGAGACAGATCCAGAGATCGGAGACAAAGACGTAGCTCGTCGAGAGATCGTCATAGAAGTCGGCGATCTCGAACTCCAGATCGCCACAGAAGAACCGACCGAGATCGGAGTCCGCAGAGGGACAAACGGCGTAGCCCGACTCCAATGCCAGATGATCCCGAGCCTGGCAAAGTTTACACAGCCAAAGTAGCAAATATTGTCCCATTTGGTTGCTTTGTTCAGTTATTCGGCCTGCGAAAGCGTTGGGAAGGCTTGGTCCATATATCTCAACTACGCTCGGAAGGTCGTGTGACTGATGTCACCGAAGTTGTCAATCGGGGGTCAATGGTTAAAGTTAAGGTCATATCGATTACTGGACAAAAGGTATCATTGTCAATGAAAGAAGTCGATCAAGTCTCTGGGGAAGATTTGAATCCATTGTCACATGCTCCAAACAAAGATCAGGATTGTAGAGATCGAAATCCTGATCGACCAATTGGAGGAACATCAATGTTGCAGTTGCAAGGCAATGTTGATAATGAAGATGACGAAAGTCGTAAACGAGTAACGCGTATTTCTAGCCCTGAGAGATGGGAGATTAAACAAATGATATCGTCGGGAGTTATTGATCGAAGCGAGTTGCCTGATTTTGATGAGGAAACTGG GTTATTGCCAAAAGACGAAGATGATGAAGCtgatattgaaattgaaatcgTTGAAGAAGAACCACCATTTCTTGCTGGCCACGGTAGAGCACTGCATGATCTATCACCCGTACGAATTGTTAAGAATCCCGATGGTTCATTAGCACAAGCTGCTATGATGCAGTCTGCCTTGGCTAAAGAGCGAAGAGAACAAAAAATGCTGCAACGCGAACAAGAAATGGATTCCATTCCAacaagtttgaataaaaattggaTTGATCCTCTTCCGGAGGAAGATAGTCGTGCGCTTGCTGCAAATGTTCGTGGAGTTGGATTGGCTCCGGTTGAAGTACCCGAATGGAAAAAGCACGTAATTGGTGGTAAAAAGTCATCGTTTGGTAAGAAAACGGATATGACACTTGTTGAACAACGACAATCGCTTCCAATTTATAAATTACGAGATGATTTGATTAAG GCTGTAACGGATAATCAAATTCTTATTGTAATTGGTGAAACTGGATCTGGCAAAACTACTCAAATAACACAATACTTGGCTGAATGTGGATTTACTGCCCGTGGAAAAATTGGTTGTACACAACCTCGACGTGTTGCTGCAATGTCAGTGGCTAAACGTGTTGCAGAAGAATTTGGTTGTCGATTGGGACAGGAAGTCGGTTATACAATTCGTTTTGAAGATTGTACAAGTCCTGAAACTGTTATCAA atacATGACAGATGGTATGTTGCTGCGTGAATGTCTTATGGAATTCGATTTAAAGTCTTATTCTGTTATTATGTTGGACGAGGCTCACGAGAGAACTATTCACACAGATGTACTCTTTGGTTTACTAAAAACG gcTGTTCAAAAACGTCCCGAATTGAAACTCATTGTCACCTCAGCAACTTTGGATGCTGTTAAGTTTTCCCAATATTTCTTTGAAGCACCTATCTTCACCATTCCTGGCAGAACATTCCCCGTAGAGGTCTTATATACAAAAGAACCCGAAACAGACTACCTGGATGCCTCGCTTATAACTGTTATGCAAATCCATCTAAGAGAACCACCTGGCGATATTCTTCTCTTTCTTACAGGTCAAGAAGAAATCGATACAGCTTGTGAGATTTTATACGAACGCATGAAAAGTCTTGGTCCAGATGTTCCCGAGTTGATTATTCTGCCAGTTTACTCAGCATTGCCATCAGAAATGCAAACTAGAATTTTTGATCCAGCTCCAGCTGGAAGTAGAAAAGTCGTTATCGCAACAAACATTGCTGAAACATCTCTAACCATTGATGGAATTTACTACGTAGTAGATCCAGgttttgtaaaacaaaaggtTTACAATTCAAAAACTGGAATGGACTCGTTGGTGGTAACACCGATTTCTCAAGCAGCTGCCAAGCAAAGGGCAGGCCGTGCTGGACGTACCGGACCTGGCAAGACCTATCGATTATACACAGAACGTGCTTATCGTGATGAGATGTTGCCGACTCCAGTTCCAGAAATACAACGAACCAATTTGGCGACCACCGTGTTGCAATTGAAAACTATGGGTATCAACGATTTGCTTCACTTTGATTTCATGGACGCTCCACCAGTAGAATCATTGGTTATGGCTTTGGAGCAACTTCATTCGCTCTCTGCTCTAGATGATGAGGGTCTTTTAACACGTTTAGGTAGACGAATGGCTGAGTTCCCATTGGAACCCAATCTCTCAAAAATGCTCATTATGTCAGTAGCTCTACAGTGTTCTGATGAAATTCTGACAATAGTATCCATGCTGAGCGTACAAAATGTTTTCTATCGGCCCAAGGACAAGCAATCATTAGCCGATCAAAAGAAAGCCAAATTCAATCAAGCCGAAGGTGATCATTTAACTCTTCTGGCAGTGTATAACAGTTGGAAAAATAACAAGTTCTCGAATGCTTGGTGTTACGAAAATTTTGTGCAGATAAGAACTCTCAAACGGTCACAAGATGTACGCAAGCAACTTCTAGGTATCATGGACAGACATAAGTTGGACGTTGTATCGGCTGGTAAGAACACAGTACGAGTACAAAAAGCCATTTGTTCTGGTTTCTTCCGAAACGCAGCAAAAAAAGATCCACAAGAAGGTTATAGAACTTTGGTAGACTCTCAAGTTGTTTATATTCACCCTTCAAGTGCGCTATTCAATCGACAACCAGAGTGGGTAGTTTATCATGAACTTGTTCAAACAACTAAAGAGTATATGCGTGAAGTGACGACAATTGATCCGAAATGGTTGGTTGAGTTTGCTTCTTCATTCTTTAGATTCTCCGATCCAACCAAGCTTAGTAAGTTTAAGAAAAATCAACGTCTTGAGCCGTTATATAATAAATATGAAGAGCCAAATGCATGGAGAATATCCAGAGTTCGTCGAAGGAGAAATTAa
- the LOC129914672 gene encoding 5-aminolevulinate synthase, erythroid-specific, mitochondrial has protein sequence MPCPFLSRLSANYVRNYADVLLQSYGSQCPVVARSIFTMGNSGGSQPPNATTDGTSNEPPTQPREMSTMQQAKVAETHIDVTSKPNLERVDKKNADTKNSTFPYEDFFHDQIMKKKQDHSYRVFKKVNRLAGTGMFPKALEYSVKEKPITVWCSNDYLGMSCHPKVKEAVAKALEVHGAGAGGTRNISGNSLHHERLEARLAELHQKEAALLFTSCYVANDSTLFTLARLLPNCEIFSDAGNHASMIQGIRNSLVPKHIFRHNDVDHLRSLLQKVDKNVPKIVAFETVHSMTGAICPLQELCDVTHEYGGISFVDEVHAVGLYGEHGAGVGERENQLHKMDMISGTLGKAFGNIGGYVAGSAKLIDMIRSYAAGFIFTTSLPPTVLCGALEAVNILASDEGRELRARHQENVRYLRNMLQREGFPVEHTPSHIIPIKIGDPLKSSQISDLLMQQHGQYVQAINYPTVARGEEKLRMAPTPFHTHEMIDNLIVDMKQVWKQLNLPLNGPTCSQECSFCNKPNLFDYYEARSRTCSSSMMACAIPDCPRMPTATA, from the exons atGCCTTGCCCTTTTCTAAGTAGATTAAGTGCAAATTATGTGCGAAACTATGCAGATGTACTTCTGCAATCTTATGGTTCGCAATGTCCAGTTGTGGCCCGAAGTATCTTTACAATGGGCAATTCTGGGGGCTCTCAACCCCCAAATGCTACCACGGATGGCACTTCCAATGAGCCACCTACTCAACCAAGGGAAATGTCAACCATGCAGCAGGCCAAAGTCGCTGAAACTCATATTGACGTCACCAGCAAGCCTAACCTTGAAAGGGTTGATAAGAAAAATGCTGACACCAAGAACTCAACATTTCCCTATGAAGATTTCTTTCATGATCaaataatgaaaaagaaacaaGATCATTCTTATAGGGTTTTTAAGAAAGTCAATCGATTAGCTGGAACAGGAATGTTCCCAAAAGCTTTGGAATACTCGGTTAAAGAAAAACCAATAACTGTTTGGTGTTCCAATGATTACTTAGGAATGTCATGTCATCCTAAAGTAAAAGAGGCTGTTGCCAAGGCCTTAGAGGTTCATGGCGCTGGTGCAGGTGGTACCCGAAATATATCGGGTAATTCCTTGCACCACGAGCGATTAGAGGCACGACTTGCTGAATTGCATCAAAAAGAAGCTGCATTACTTTTTACCTCTTGTTACGTGGCCAATGACTCGACCCTGTTTACTTTGGCTCGCTTGCTACCAAATTGCGAGATATTCTCTGATGCTGGCAATCATGCATCAATGATTCAAGGAATTCGCAATAGTCTTGTGCCGAAGCATATATTTCGACACAACGATGTCGATCATTTGCGAAGTCTTTTGCAGAAAGTCGACAAAAATGTCCCAAAGATAGTAGCCTTTGAAACTGTACATTCCATGACGGGAGCAATTTGCCCTCTGCAGGAGCTATGTGATGTTACCCATGAGTATGGTGGAATTTCTTTTGTCGATGAAGTGCATGCTGTTGGGCTGTATGGCGAACATGGGGCTGGTGTGGGAGAGAGGGAGAATCAATTGCATAAAATGGATATGATTTCTGGAACATTGGGGAAAGCTTTTGGTAATATTGGAGGTTATGTTGCTGGATCGGCTAAACTAATCGATATGATACGTTCGTATGCTGCTGGATTCATTTTTACAACGTCATTGCCACCAACTGTTTTATGTGGAGCATTAGAAGCTGTTAATATATTGGCGTCAGATGAGGGACGAGAATTACGAGCAAGACATCAGGAAAATGTTCGTTATCTTCGTAATATGCTGCAAAGGGAAG GTTTCCCAGTCGAGCATACACCTAGTCATATTATACCAATTAAAATTGGTGATCCCCTCAAATCGTCTCAAATATCAGACCTGCTGATGCAACAACACGGACAATATGTACAAGCTATCAATTATCCAACTGTAGCACGTGGCGAAGAGAAACTTCGTATGGCTCCAACTCCATTCCATACCCATGAAATGATTGATAACTTAATAGTTGATATGAAACAAGTTTGGAAACAACTTAATCTGCCACTGAATGGGCCGACATGCTCGCAAGAATGTTCATTTTGCAACAAACCTAATCTTTTCGACTACTACGAAGCCAGGTCACGAACTTGTTCCTCCTCTATGATGGCATGTGCTATTCCAGACTGCCCTCGGATGCCTACTGCAACCGCATAA
- the LOC129914687 gene encoding dynein axonemal assembly factor 3 homolog, translating to MFWGLSESLDFVQEYQNNNLENTKESLNFLLYGSCDPRHIIETAAKSYKHNIKINFYVIDGCVEIIARNIALIAIAIENCECLSLLQKTHLFMDIYGNSLLRPSSFQYLASKANTLLKICTDEDIRKQLAPIFDIDSLKYRERDGLENAFNFWLPKEATQFNIEKSWEMRNRQLLKTRYDYRDGAFDWDLQMCLKDRGAKQLCPQEYKSWRNTGIAFTFPEYEQCQANKTLAAGLVRNGRTYLHRGYVGDIQVGPFCAFGLTSREKSMLKSAHGENDYRSTDVTERNLLELFHEIQNKTPYVHDKNISRKYGNIILQAGTSFTGYDSEAIKMADYNKPLLPLPNLKVYFLSMEEVFGIQNKTNWIGFFDIVFVAQNYFRFLKSSFVDILRENGLIYFETNLYSICRKEILAEFEDKIKNFAKSASLVNVTNFNINVKHSILKYKTNKQ from the coding sequence ATGTTTTGGGGTTTAAGTGAATCTTTAGATTTCGTACAAGAATATCAGAATAACAACCTAGAAAACACAAAAGAATCTTTAAATTTTCTCCTCTATGGTTCGTGTGATCCCAGACATATAATCGAAACTGCAGCAAAGTCTTACAAGCacaatataaaaatcaatttctatgtTATCGATGGATGTGTTGAAATAATTGCAAGAAACATTGCACTCATTGCAATAGCAATTGAAAATTGTGAATGCTTGAGTCTTTTGCAGAAAACTCATCTCTTCATGGACATTTACGGTAATTCACTGCTTCGTCCttcatcttttcaatatttagCTAGCAAGGCAAATACTCTTTTAAAAATCTGTACCGATGAGGATATAAGAAAACAACTCGCACCAATATTTGACATTGACTCTCTGAAATACCGTGAGCGGGATGGGCTGGAAAatgcttttaatttttggctACCCAAGGAAGCAACCcaatttaatatagaaaaaagcTGGGAAATGCGAAATAGACAACTTTTAAAAACTCGCTATGATTATCGAGATGGTGCTTTCGATTGGGATCTACAAATGTGCTTGAAAGATCGAGGAGCCAAGCAATTATGCCCACAGGAGTATAAATCATGGAGAAATACTGGAATTGCTTTTACATTTCCTGAATATGAACAGTGTCAAGCGAACAAGACTCTAGCTGCGGGACTTGTACGAAATGGAAGAACCTATTTGCACAGAGGATACGTGGGTGACATACAAGTGGGTCCATTTTGTGCATTTGGATTGACATCAAGAGAAAAATCAATGCTTAAATCGGCTCACGGCGAAAATGATTATCGTTCAACTGATGTAACCGAACGCAATCTACTGGAACTTTTtcatgaaattcaaaataaaactccATATGTTCATGACAAAAATATATCTCGAAAGTATGGAAATATTATTTTGCAAGCTGGGACTTCCTTCACAGGATATGATTCAGAAGCTATTAAAATGGCTGACTACAACAAGCCTTTGTTGCCTCTTCCTAatcttaaagtttattttctttcaatGGAAGaagtttttggtattcaaaataaaactaattggATTGGTTTTTTTGATATCGTTTTCGTTGCTCAAAACTATTTCCGGTTTCTAAAAAGTTCTTTTGTAGACATTTTACGAGAAAATGGTTTAATATATTTCGAAACGAACTTGTATTCAATATGTAGAAAGGAGATTTTGGCCGAGtttgaagacaaaataaaaaattttgccaaatctGCATCGTTAGTTAATGtgacaaattttaatataaatgtcAAGCATtccattttaaaatacaaaacaaataaacaataa
- the LOC129914697 gene encoding mitochondrial ribonuclease P protein 1 homolog, with protein MLKNLFKLNGFSPFLKQITTTQISIRPQFIRHLTTEENLQQNAVNKVRNPFNQERTSKPDPEMDTVDRETKLKILQLEVEIAYQEGRRVPDGRFLRDQHWEQLLTLPSKSARYKYLGYLWQIEKKKEGRQEKKLEKQLKVAERRDKERQMNEEHNHIIYGINHTTFFLRVYDSTINRLYNNRLVQAMQYGSKIVIDCSYDQHMNQREAVNAAKQLMLCFAENRMHDDPFDIHFCNADLKKTTMQSLQRHIPTMLDPEFPMNVHQKCFTEIFPKKNLVYLTPHCRTDLTSYNHDDIYIIGAMVDKMNNEPLSLAKAKRLGLRMARLPLDKYLQWGTGSGKSLTLNQMVSILLDLKSTGDWVKSLKHVPRRKVINPYNKQSNEKRILRSRADELKFNLDTWAKSDKKSPS; from the exons atgcTTAAAAACTTATTCAAATTAAATGGATTCAGTCCATTTCTTaaacaaataacaacaacacaaaTATCTATTCGCCCACAGTTCATTCGACACTTGACAACAGAAGAAAATCTGCAACAAAATGCCGTCAACAAAGTGCGGAATCCCTTCAACCAAGAAAGAACAAGTAAACCCGATCCAGAAATGGACACAGTCGACCgggaaacaaaattgaaaatcctTCAATTAGAAGTTGAAATAGCTTACCAGGAGGGACGTAGAGTACCTGACGGTCGTTTCTTGCGCGATCAACATTGGGAACAATTGTTGACACTTCCTTCAAAATCAGCCCGATACAAATATCTGGGATATTTGTGGCAAATTGAAAAGAAGAAAGAGGGTCGCCaagaaaaaaagttggaaaagCAACTAAAAGTTGCGGAACGAAGAGATAAAGAAAGGCAAATGAATGAGGAACACAATCATATTATATACGGCATCAATCATACAACATTTTTCCTCAGAGTCTACGATTCAACAATAAATCGTTTATATAACAATAG GTTGGTTCAAGCAATGCAATATGGTTCTAAAATTGTGATAGATTGCTCCTATGATCAACACATGAATCAACGCGAAGCTGTCAATGCGGCCAAGCAGTTGATGCTTTGTTTCGCAGAGAATCGAATGCATGATGATCCTTTTGACATACACTTTTGTAATGCTGACCTGAAGAAGACCACTATGCAGAGTCTTCAGAGACACATACCAACAATGCTCGATCCCGAGTTTCCAATGAATGTCCATCAAAAGTGCTTCACTGAAATATTTCCCAAGAAAAATCTTGTCTATCTCACACCTCACTGCCGGACAGACTTGACATCATACAATCACGATGATATTTATATTATTGGAGCAATGGTTGATAAG atgaACAATGAACCATTGTCACTGGCAAAAGCTAAAAGATTAGGTCTGAGAATGGCTCGCCTGCCTCTAGACAAATATTTACAATGGGGAACAGGTTCTGGCAAGTCATTAACACTCAATCAAATGGTAAGTATTTTGTTGGATTTGAAATCAACAGGGGATTGGGTGAAATCACTTAAACACGTTCCTAGAAGAAAAGTCATAAATCCGTATAATAAACAATCGAATGAGAAACGGATTCTTCGAAGTCGGGCTGATGAATTGAAATTCAATTTGGACACATGGGCAAAGTCAGACAAAAAAAGTCCTTCATAG